A single genomic interval of Thermoanaerobaculia bacterium harbors:
- a CDS encoding nuclear transport factor 2 family protein: MRSPRRIPILAKTLPPGSIASIASIGAIFAIIAIIAIIAMPLPLPAQAPSPAPPAPARDTAIDPEILRLRESAWRAWFGGDEAALRSLLPPEFIGIDMGDGPFSDLEKTLAESRAFRAGGGRLVRLEFPETRAQRLGDAVALYGRYSVVLESEGQERTLAGRLTEIFVLREGRWWHPGWHLDLASTGGGVAEP, translated from the coding sequence ATGCGATCCCCCCGAAGAATCCCGATTCTCGCGAAGACCCTGCCCCCCGGCTCGATCGCCTCGATCGCCTCGATCGGTGCGATCTTCGCCATCATCGCCATCATCGCCATCATCGCGATGCCGCTGCCGCTGCCGGCGCAGGCGCCATCGCCAGCGCCGCCCGCGCCGGCCCGTGACACGGCGATCGACCCGGAGATCCTGCGGCTGCGCGAGTCGGCCTGGCGCGCCTGGTTCGGCGGCGACGAGGCGGCGCTCCGCAGCCTTCTGCCGCCCGAGTTCATCGGCATCGACATGGGCGACGGCCCGTTCAGCGATCTCGAGAAGACACTCGCCGAATCGCGCGCCTTCCGTGCCGGCGGCGGCCGCCTCGTGCGCCTGGAGTTTCCCGAGACGCGGGCGCAGCGGCTGGGCGACGCCGTCGCGCTCTACGGCCGCTACTCGGTCGTGCTCGAGTCGGAGGGCCAGGAGCGCACCCTCGCCGGCCGACTCACCGAGATCTTCGTGTTGCGCGAAGGCCGCTGGTGGCATCCGGGCTGGCATCTCGATCTCGCCTCGACGGGCGGCGGAGTCGCAGAACCCTGA